The sequence aacttcatcatcatcaatatcatcatcatcatcttgatCAATTATCATCATCACgttaatatcaatatcatcatcatcatcattgtctccattatcatcttcatctttagctttattatcatcaacatcatcatcatcaccattatcaatatcatcatcattattattatcttcatcatcatcatcatcatcatcatcatctttatcatcattttatcatcattttcatcaacacatcatcatcatcgacatcatcttCATAATACCTTCATCATACTATCATAATATTCTATCTTCACCATGTCCACAACGGAACTATTATTCCGAAGAAACGTTATTCAGAAGGGTCGTTATTCTGAAGGTTCATTAGGCCGAAGGGTCATTTCTCCAATTAACCACAAAGTTTGTTATTCCGATGGGGTCGATGTTCGTTACTCCGAAGTGTGATTACTCTGAAATTCTGAGTGAGGCCTAATAACCCTTCGGAGTTACGAATCTCGTTCTAAATTCGGAGTATTTACCCTTCAAAATAACCTTGTTGTAAATttagagtaatgacccttcggagtaatgaGCTTTCGGATTGATGATTAGCCTTcagaataatgacccttcggaataacggtccttcaTAATAATGAGGCGCAACACTTCACACCATCAACACCGTGCCACACACCATCATCAGTATCCATACCTACAACAAATCCTCCCAGCACACGTGCCATGCCAGAGAAGAATCTTATCCATCCCATTACATTAACTAGTCTTTCCGTCCCAAAGATATCCTTAAGTACCACATTATTCAACGAGAGACTCATTCCCATTCCAAGACTTTGAAAAAATCCAAGTACCAACATGCCCTTAAAGCTTGAAGTCACCATAAAGTCCATTATCAGGCTTATGGACAATATCGTCATTCCACAAATCCATAGTGCGCTACTGTTCAGAAGTTCTCTCCATAGTGTGACGCCAGAAATAATCTTGCCTGTCGCGTCCCCTACTcctcccaccgctgccaccagtgTAGCGTACAAAGGAGCGATACCTTTATTTTCGACATTAGGCACTAGATAAATCACCCAACCCATATGAGTGAATCGAACTGTACTACTAACTACAATTATCACATAGAATCTAGGTTCCTTGAATATCGGTAAGTGCAGAAAATCTAATGTGGCTGAAAAGCATTTTGTAAAAGTTGAACTAGTTGTTTCAGCTTCCATGTCATCCAAAATCTGTGGGTCTCGAAGTGAAAGATATCCAAAAGTTTCGGGTGCTTCATATTCTGGTGGTTTTAAAAGAGCACCAAACATTGtcatgtggaagaagatacatgcCAGTAATAAAACTGCTCCACTCCATCCGTAGATTTCAATTAAGATTTGAGTTAAAGTACTGAAGAATATCAGTGCTATCGAGGAACCAAGGAACGCAAAGGAATTAGCTGCTCCATAATTCTTAGTGAAATACATCGCGAGAATAGCAAATGGCGTGTCGCTGATTAAACCGATCGCAGGACCTGCAAAGAAAGGTGACAGACGGGTTTTATACACCTAAATGCATGAGTAAGCTGATGGTTTATCAACAGCGCAGTAATTGAACCAACTTTGTCTTTATGTTAGCTTTAATTTAAGACAACTAAagtgaaaatcatattttatggTCACTTAAATTTGGTCTTCTTTGTAGATAAAATGTGAGATTTTCACCATTTCCGAATCCGATTTCATTTTAACTTCGCTTTAATACAACAAACGGgaaaatatattaaaacaaatttttCTCAGAAGAGCTAGGTAAGACCTAGGTTACAATCATGAAAAATATGAAAGGGCTACAAAATGCAGAAGCGGGATACGATGCATGGTGAGGTATAGAACTTTTTGAATAACCCTCGTAGTGTCTCACAATTAGCAATTAGATACGTTTATGGTATGAAcgtttgagagcacatcagacataagaggaatgtccttctgatatcaaataattttgggggttttttttcgcgatataatataaattttatgacttgttattaaaatttgatattttaaaacattttgatatttaacaaaagtaaactttctaaatctaatgatatgtacttaaatgtatgtagctgggatgaaaaaacattttatcccaaaaagatataatttcttttggtgtttgggggaaaaatccatctcttcaatacgaaaggtaaaaatttcaattgatcaattttcatcccagctacatacactttaagtacatatcattagatttagaaagtttacttcgaggactgttaaaatatcaaaaatatcaatttttaatcatttgccataaaacttgtattatatcgcgaatttcaaaattcaaaattatttgatatcagaaggacattcttcgtattcagaatgcaattcgatgtgtctaaTAATccgcaaaaatactgtccaaacgttcataccccagctaACGCTTAAAAGCAGTCTTTACCGTACATGGTAAAATAATGTCTTATCAATATTGACTtgaattgggatattccatttaaaatccacactaccctctgtggaagattttggaaatatcttccacaggggagtatgttttcaaatggaatgagcacgattagggcagctccatttgaatatcatacactctctgagaaagattcaatctgaatcttccacagtgggaggatgagtttcaaatgaagctgcctaatgtgctaattccatttaaaattcatactccccctgtggaagatatttccaaaatcttccacaggggtagtgtcgatttgaaatgaaatatccCATTTCAACAATAGATCATAAGAAACAGAATCAAGTGTCCTGTCCGAAACACAATATTAGACACGTCATAATGAAGGCGATTTTGATACTCTTTTCCAGTGAGacacaaacagtggcgtagcgtcatagggacaCGGGGTCACGTGCCCCCctgattttaaaaaatcccataggaaaatggccgaaaatcggcttgtgccccccaatcagacccggtgaccccaatcggatgacccacgctacgccactggacacaAAGTCACATCTCTATACGCACAACATCTACCACTAAAACATCTATATACCACTCATTTAACACTCCAAGTCATGCAAGacatatatatttaaaatgtaaAGGTGAATTTATACACAAtcactgagcgacgagcgattagtATTTACCAATGAGGTAGCTGGATAGAAACCAATCGCTCGTTGTCAAGCCCGGTGACTCTGATTTGGGACATGTCTTGATTTTGCGTCTTTTGGTTTGACATGATTTAAAGCATGCTTTGTCTTGTAGCTTGTGATTGCCCTAAATTTTCAAATGTACACACACTTTTAGCAAAGACACTAATTGTAGGCCTACACCGAGTGGAAAAAGAGTGAGAGAGTGAAATGGAAAAATGTCACTGCaaaggattgaaaaaagtagtctatataggcctactctcaaaggagtgaatattgcctaaagaaaatgtaggcctgctttctttcattttagagtgttttccactcaaaaatgGGTTGTCCTTCGTCCAACTCCTTCAAAGAGTGGAAATTCTCTTGAATAACGATGTACTTATAGACCATTcttataatagaggttatccgtgttctataagctgcatatcctatcagcgactgctataccttgtttaggactttcaaaagaagtacctgcatgtgtaaccatgactgtttcaaaatagcccgccaaagtcatgcaggtaactccgaggtcgtgtattgaattcctttgaatgaggaatactacggaatcagcgccttttgttagaagtcacacatgagtgaagtggataacctctattggcacTTTCTTGCCGTTGATGGGGTAAACATCAATATCACGCACCTGCATAATATAAAATAACGAAAGCGAGGACATAAGAAGTATCACGTAAATATAAGATAACGTAAGCGAAGTCAAGAAGGGCGTGATATCAATGTTCCCCCATCAACgacaggaaagtgccaattataggaatggtctttACCACAGAATAGCACCAGACAAGTAGCAAGATGGAAGACATTGTCCATCTGTGATGCCAGAGCCATTCCTAGACACATCAGGGTACCTCCTGCCATCGCCATTGCACGATATGAAAATCGCCGAGCAAACGCACCGATGATCGGACCTGTTGGGCAAACAGAGAGCAATGGTAAAACGATTTACAATATTCTCTATGGTAAATATGGACTCATTATGATTAGTATATGATTCTTACGAAGATTGCTCGAAATCACttttctgtagccgtagtctacgcaagcatGTTGGGCCAGGTTCAAgtagtggtgtagatttctttttgacattggggtggggTTTTCTTGAAGCATAGTGAATATAGCACCTTTTGGCCACAGaaaaaaacttggtacaaatgcACGCGAAAAAAAAGAATTGCCatgtattgaagctaaactgtacTGGTGAAATAGTgccaaagtggaataaatgcggttacccccggatctacgcctatgggtcAAGCGTTTGTTCCTGGCCCTGCCTCAAAGTAGGTCTTAGGTAATAACCTTTGATCTATTTCAATTTGTAAATGGCATAAACTGTAATGCaaagggtttttttaaatatatagtaggcctaatgtaaagtttttctttcacatttttgagaacaGATGTTGCTATTCATTtaacataattatcatgattaaagtAGACCTAAGTGTTCAATTtaattgaacattgtaatcatttttttttcgttcatgatttttgagaaacagctgttatttttcaattaatataattaacatgattagtATAAGTGTGTGTACGATTTAGGTGAACAATGTAACAtacttagggtctttttatcttttcagtttccgtaagtcttttgttcagatacgaaaacgcaagggattcagtaagttactgtaatctgacttcattgttaactctgaagtaccaatcatcttatttcaatagaggtgattgcttatgtcaataaaatctggagagacaacaccgctgtttttaatggcctagcgccctctcgtctttgatgcatgccaatccgaatgacaaagtccacttttttctgtaaaaacgttgaaaataagctctaaaatcacaaaaggcccgcttatgagcatatcgcaccccaatgcacttgtgcagggccacagtgtcgcccttccctcgtatcaatgtctatcgccctattttgcttcctcctgccccccccacccccatgatcagtctccccactccctccccggtccctcggtccctactctctcctctcgagttcttctctttctagtctgtccgtctctccctctcctctctttcttcctcaccccctcccactctcgcttgttcagtctcaacttaagtatctccctccctccctccccctcgcgaaatttatgactgaaaataagctctgcaaaaataaacatttaaaataaacccaagtcttgcatataggcccaaccaattatcagattagcttgccatgaatagaataaattatctttgctccaatgcaattctttttgtattgcatttcaatataaaacatgtttactaaatcaccacttgtacgcgcctcattgggagatatttgactattttagacgctcgtttcatcgccaatatgaaagacttttgcttataacttggcaacatggttagtatatatttcaatgcaagactttttttacgaatcacttacgtctaggcgtaagtgcatatacaccaaacacatgtcaattgaagccgtacaatttaccgcgaatttaggaccgtaaaatttagactcttcttttgtctagattggcacccaaccgcacatctcaaggttttatgtaaaaatcaatataacttaccaaaacgaaaactgaaattcacgagcttcaaattttcagtaactaacaaaaggctagaataaaagattggtcttctctggtcatacctgggagactaccacttcagaataacaatgacttacaaaaactattacggatacggaaacagaaactgaaaagataaaacgacggttagtTAAACCATGGAAATAACTATATTTCCATAGTTGAACAAATGTTTCGTTGCTATCATAGGGCTTATTCATTTTGAATGATgtgttacaataatattttgcctataatatTATTTTGGGCATTAATTTCATACATGGACGTATGGgacataatttgtaaaaatatattaaatatctGATAAGACGTGAAACAGCATAATTATAAAATATAGATACAGCTATAGCTTTTCATATTATGTATTATGCGTATCATTATCATCTTTACTATAATGCCAACAACACtgtcttctaaaatgataatataaatcGTCAGaggacattttatttcaataaGGCCATAGAATGATTGTATAGATAAGAGTTTTCCTGTTTCCTTCATTGTCGTCTGCGATAGAAGAGAGGGAGACGACAATGACAATGTtagattcatactgcagttactgtccgttttcctatacacaatacacagagctctcgcaattgacgcgtgacctttacaagtagtgtatgttagaagtataggcaattgcctagttaacgtcactgtgtgaaaaataaccggtcaatatttaaagtattctctgaaattctagaaaatatagttttgtaacatgtcctaaatttttagctaatttaggtgtttggaaatattcgcactttggtgttttagtgtatgttatagctAATAGGACAttacctagttaacgtcactgtgtgaaaaatatcagccaatatttaaagtattctctgaaattctagaaaatatagttttgtaacatgtcctaaatttttagctaatttaggtgtttggaaatattcgcacttttgtgtgttttaggaaggatatgtaaacgacagataacaccaaaaatatgaagaaattatttccaaaccgtgttaagtctgcaaaccattatgcttctcattttcaagaacgctggttaacaataagcacactattgtctcatttcgtaaacaaaagcctacACAGTATTGtttttataatcgttcacccaactgaaactataataccagctcattgcacaggtaaaacagaaacatgtgtagtgtggatttaaccagagaagatctgatttaatcagttgagctgttttcaatgagtgtctatctatcttgcggacgcatccgagaaagagtttacaattcttttccaggaatctctatcagccatcagatttgggaggtcattaatttcttgattgacgtcccttgccacacagtcgatgtagttgaatggtcttcttcctctacatgttcgtgggaagcctcatacagatgacatctgaaattatttggtcttttgcacggtagcagtggcctgcaaatctggctcgccgttgagcaacgatggaggacacctgtggaacaccatcatagatctctgctttggttgtatgttcacgccaggatatatttcgaacctcatcaacagccgggtgtaggtaccatcaagacggtcctgaagatctttattcattgtccaggtctcacttccatataagaggatactctctatgcaggctctaaagaaggcaagcttggtatttcttgatatgttggactgccagatggtgtgcagtttgttgcaagctttccatgcttgagctttgcgagtcagaaagtctttcttgctgtcggcaacaaatgaaccaagatatttaaagtccgacacctccttgagttgtgtgccatcccgagaaaggattggagttgggttctatctccattaatacacatatattctgtcttcttggaattgagaaagaggccaactttggcggaagcatcttctaaagatgacagaagatcttgggcatcttgtgataacgtagctgttaaagcgatgtcgtctgcgtagtcaagatcggttaaatacttgttcttctctctgctcgtcttattgggcatgatgtcaatcctttggacttgtcagtgtctatcgactgtctgaggagatagtctaccactatCACAAAGAGGTAAGGGCCAAGGTGTCGccctgcaggattccagcagtagagagaaactcttcagttggtccatcacctgtttgtacaaaacttgaaggattatcatacattattgcaatagcattgagtgttatcttgctttaatagcttttaatggggtttaagtcctgcaaaggtcgtggtgaattctactgtagacatgactgcgtcatgtaacaaataattaaaataaagataaattTACAAAGGAGAAGTATGTTAATATTGTACTGAAACGGCTAAGTTCCATGCGATATGATGACATGGCGATTTggacttagacgcttccgtagtaatgattaaaatgatatgattatgtcaaaaatatatgtatgatatgtataaaacaaatatagactgctctTTATTCGGGAGATGGTAAGAAATGTTTCCCCGTGGTGATCTTGAGACCATGGGTATCCCTCGGCCACAGCGGGTTAGTATGTAACACCTAGT is a genomic window of Amphiura filiformis unplaced genomic scaffold, Afil_fr2py scaffold_25, whole genome shotgun sequence containing:
- the LOC140143684 gene encoding monocarboxylate transporter 13-like, with the translated sequence MSGPETERQLSTSREIPSRRVVVNELPDDYSTTPGGTCFGTTPGGPIIGAFARRFSYRAMAMAGGTLMCLGMALASQMDNVFHLATCLVLFCGPAIGLISDTPFAILAMYFTKNYGAANSFAFLGSSIALIFFSTLTQILIEIYGWSGAVLLLACIFFHMTMFGALLKPPEYEAPETFGYLSLRDPQILDDMEAETTSSTFTKCFSATLDFLHLPIFKEPRFYVIIVVSSTVRFTHMGWVIYLVPNVENKGIAPLYATLVAAVGGVGDATGKIISGVTLWRELLNSSALWICGMTILSISLIMDFMVTSSFKGMLVLGFFQSLGMGMSLSLNNVVLKDIFGTERLVNVMGWIRFFSGMARVLGGFVVGWIYSSSGYYSYGFVTLGCVQGLGMLVLVIGRKCIPDTE